The following are from one region of the Deltaproteobacteria bacterium genome:
- the ilvD gene encoding dihydroxy-acid dehydratase translates to MTDRPRRSHAVTSGIHRAPNRAMLRAVGFDDADFDKPIVAVANAHSTLTPCNAGLAPLAARANAAIADAGAKPIEFGTITVSDGIAMGTEGMKYSLVSREVIADSIETVCQAQSVDGLLAVGGCDKNMPGAMIAMARLDIPAVFVYGGTIEPGRHAGRDLTIVSAFEAVGERAAGRIDDDELRAIERAACPGPGACGGMYTANTMSCAFEAMGLSLPYSSTMAAVAPEKADSAAASGRALVDAIAAGRTARQMITRASLRNAIAVVMAVGGSTNAVLHLLAIAHAAEVDLSLDDFNDIADRVPVLCDLKPSGRYVTVDFHRAGGVPLVMRMLLDHGLIDGDCPTVTGQTVAEVLAGAPSAPPAGQDVVRPWDAPVYATGHLAVLRGNLAPGGAVAKLSGVKRRSIRGPARVFDREEDCLAAILDGRVHAGDVVVIRYEGPRGGPGMREMLAPTSAIVGAGLGDAVGLVTDGRFSGGTYGMVVGHVVPEAADGGPLALVADGDEVEIDGDGRRLVLHVDDAELARRRAAWTPPPPRYRRGVLAKYARLVAPADCGAVTDRFD, encoded by the coding sequence ATGACCGACCGCCCGCGCCGCAGCCACGCCGTCACCTCCGGGATCCACCGCGCCCCGAACCGCGCGATGCTCCGCGCCGTCGGCTTCGACGACGCCGACTTCGACAAGCCGATCGTCGCCGTCGCCAACGCCCACAGCACGCTCACCCCGTGCAACGCCGGCCTCGCGCCGCTGGCCGCCCGCGCGAACGCGGCGATCGCCGACGCCGGCGCCAAGCCGATCGAATTCGGCACGATCACCGTGTCCGACGGCATCGCGATGGGCACCGAGGGGATGAAGTACTCGCTGGTGTCGCGCGAGGTGATCGCCGACTCGATCGAGACCGTGTGCCAGGCGCAGTCGGTCGACGGACTGCTGGCCGTCGGCGGCTGTGACAAGAACATGCCCGGCGCGATGATCGCGATGGCGCGCCTCGACATCCCGGCCGTGTTCGTCTACGGGGGAACGATCGAACCGGGCCGCCACGCCGGCCGCGACCTCACGATCGTGAGCGCATTCGAAGCCGTCGGCGAGCGCGCCGCCGGACGGATCGACGACGACGAGCTGCGCGCGATCGAACGCGCCGCGTGTCCCGGCCCCGGAGCGTGCGGCGGCATGTACACCGCCAACACCATGAGCTGCGCGTTCGAGGCGATGGGCCTGAGCCTGCCCTATTCGTCCACCATGGCGGCCGTGGCCCCTGAGAAGGCCGACAGCGCCGCCGCCAGCGGGCGCGCGCTGGTCGACGCGATCGCCGCCGGTCGCACCGCGCGGCAGATGATCACCCGCGCCTCGCTGCGCAACGCGATCGCCGTGGTCATGGCCGTCGGCGGGTCGACCAACGCGGTGTTGCACCTGCTGGCCATCGCGCACGCCGCCGAGGTCGACCTGTCGCTCGACGACTTCAACGACATCGCCGACCGCGTCCCGGTGTTGTGCGACCTCAAGCCGAGCGGCCGCTACGTCACGGTCGACTTCCACCGGGCCGGCGGCGTGCCGCTCGTGATGCGCATGTTGCTCGACCACGGGCTGATCGACGGCGACTGCCCGACGGTGACCGGACAGACGGTCGCCGAGGTGCTCGCCGGCGCCCCGTCCGCTCCGCCCGCCGGCCAGGACGTCGTCCGGCCGTGGGACGCACCGGTGTACGCGACGGGTCATCTGGCCGTCCTGCGCGGCAACCTCGCGCCCGGCGGGGCGGTCGCCAAGCTCAGCGGCGTCAAGCGCCGATCGATCCGCGGGCCGGCGCGCGTGTTCGACCGCGAGGAAGACTGCCTGGCCGCGATCCTCGACGGTCGCGTGCACGCCGGCGACGTGGTCGTGATCCGCTACGAGGGCCCGCGCGGCGGCCCCGGTATGCGCGAGATGCTCGCGCCGACCAGCGCGATCGTCGGCGCGGGGCTCGGCGACGCCGTCGGCCTCGTCACCGACGGCCGGTTCAGCGGCGGCACCTACGGCATGGTCGTCGGCCACGTCGTCCCCGAGGCGGCCGACGGCGGGCCGCTGGCGCTGGTCGCCGACGGCGACGAGGTCGAGATCGACGGCGACGGGCGGCGGCTGGTGCTCCACGTCGATGACGCCGAACTCGCCCGCCGCCGCGCCGCGTGGACCCCGCCGCCGCCGCGCTACCGCCGAGGCGTGCTCGCCAAGTATGCGCGGCTCGTCGCGCCCGCGGATTGCGGGGCGGTGACCGATCGGTTCGACTGA
- the ilvB gene encoding biosynthetic-type acetolactate synthase large subunit, with protein MKRTGAQVIWEVLRGEGVDTVFGYPGGAILPAYDAMLDYPGIHHVLVRHEQGAAHMADGYARASGKVGVCMATSGPGATNLVTGIATAMMDSSPIVCITGQVPSAFIGKDAFQETDVTGVTQPITKHNYLVTRAEDIGPALREAFYIARSGRPGPVLVDITKDAQQAEVDWRGASEPVRLPGYRPTLTALPEEFQHAVELIDAAERPVILAGAGVIQSGAQAELRAFVDRSEMPVALTLLGLGGFPASHPLCLGMMGMHGEAWVNRAIQQADLLLAFGMRFDDRVTGKLETYAPRARKIHVDIDPAEINKNVPVDVGVVGDLRDVLADLNRAVAPRKRPEWLAHIDELRGDSAVRDIQRLPDDGHLYAAHVIHDLWRLTGGDAIVVTDVGQHQMWEAQYFKHERPRTLITSGGLGTMGFALPAAIGARFARPDAEFWVIAGDGGFQMTAAELSTCAQEGIDLNIAIVNNGFLGMVRQWQEFFYERRYAATPIGSPDFVKLAEAHGLRGLRVESRGEVAGAVEAARATKGTVLIDFRVEQEDAVYPMVPAGADLDQMIRRPERSAPIYETGRDEL; from the coding sequence ATGAAGCGAACGGGGGCCCAGGTCATCTGGGAGGTGCTGCGCGGCGAGGGAGTCGACACGGTGTTCGGCTACCCCGGCGGCGCGATCTTGCCGGCGTACGACGCGATGCTCGACTATCCGGGCATCCACCACGTGCTCGTGCGCCACGAGCAGGGGGCGGCCCACATGGCCGACGGCTACGCGCGCGCGTCCGGCAAGGTCGGCGTGTGCATGGCGACCTCGGGGCCGGGAGCGACCAATCTGGTCACGGGCATCGCGACCGCGATGATGGACTCGTCGCCGATCGTGTGCATCACCGGCCAGGTGCCGTCGGCGTTCATCGGCAAGGACGCCTTTCAGGAGACGGACGTCACCGGCGTCACCCAGCCGATCACCAAGCACAACTACCTCGTGACGCGCGCCGAGGACATCGGGCCGGCGCTGCGCGAGGCGTTCTACATCGCCCGGTCGGGGCGGCCGGGGCCGGTGCTGGTCGACATCACGAAAGACGCGCAGCAGGCCGAGGTGGACTGGCGCGGCGCGAGCGAGCCGGTGCGGCTGCCGGGCTACCGGCCGACGCTCACCGCCCTGCCCGAAGAGTTCCAGCACGCGGTCGAGCTGATCGACGCGGCCGAGCGGCCCGTGATCCTCGCGGGGGCGGGCGTGATCCAATCGGGCGCCCAGGCCGAGCTTCGCGCGTTCGTCGACCGCTCGGAGATGCCGGTCGCCCTCACGTTGCTCGGGCTCGGAGGGTTCCCGGCGTCGCATCCGCTGTGCCTCGGCATGATGGGCATGCACGGCGAGGCGTGGGTCAACCGCGCCATCCAGCAGGCCGACTTGCTGCTGGCGTTCGGCATGCGGTTCGACGACCGCGTCACCGGCAAGCTGGAGACGTACGCGCCGCGCGCGCGCAAGATCCACGTCGACATCGACCCGGCCGAGATCAACAAGAACGTGCCGGTCGACGTCGGCGTCGTCGGCGACCTCCGCGACGTGCTCGCCGATCTCAACCGCGCCGTGGCGCCGCGCAAGCGGCCCGAGTGGCTGGCACACATCGACGAGCTGCGCGGCGACTCGGCCGTGCGCGACATCCAGCGGCTGCCGGACGACGGCCACCTGTACGCGGCGCACGTCATTCACGACCTGTGGCGGCTCACCGGCGGCGACGCGATCGTCGTCACGGATGTCGGCCAGCACCAGATGTGGGAGGCGCAGTACTTCAAACACGAGCGCCCGCGCACGCTGATCACCAGCGGTGGCCTCGGCACGATGGGGTTCGCGCTGCCCGCGGCGATCGGCGCGCGGTTCGCCCGGCCGGACGCCGAGTTCTGGGTGATCGCCGGCGACGGCGGCTTCCAGATGACGGCCGCGGAGCTGTCGACGTGCGCGCAGGAGGGCATCGACCTCAACATCGCGATCGTCAACAACGGCTTCCTCGGCATGGTGCGCCAGTGGCAGGAGTTCTTCTACGAGCGCCGGTACGCGGCCACGCCGATCGGCAGCCCGGACTTCGTGAAGCTGGCGGAGGCGCACGGCCTGCGCGGATTGCGCGTCGAATCGCGCGGCGAGGTCGCCGGCGCGGTGGAGGCGGCGCGCGCGACGAAGGGGACCGTCCTGATCGACTTCCGCGTCGAGCAGGAAGACGCGGTGTACCCGATGGTGCCGGCCGGCGCGGACCTCGACCAGATGATCCGCCGGCCCGAGCGCAGCGCCCCCATCTACGAGACAGGACGGGACGAACTATGA
- the ilvN gene encoding acetolactate synthase small subunit has product MTTTAAASRPAPGNGKQPARALHTFVAYVEDKPGVLARVASLFRRRAYNIDSLTVGRTDVPGVSRMTIVMEADATTARLVEANLYKLVNVLRVEDVTYEPTVTRDLALIKVRADASSRAQVLQIVEVFRARVVDVAPEALIVEITGTEDKLQGLVDVLRPFGIIEMVRTGSVAMTRGADAIPVDPTFVHARVPTNGNGE; this is encoded by the coding sequence ATGACCACGACCGCCGCCGCATCGCGGCCCGCGCCCGGCAACGGCAAGCAGCCGGCGCGTGCACTGCACACCTTCGTCGCCTACGTCGAGGACAAACCCGGCGTGCTCGCACGCGTCGCGTCGCTGTTCCGCCGGCGCGCGTACAACATCGACTCGCTCACGGTCGGCCGTACCGACGTACCGGGTGTGTCGCGCATGACCATCGTCATGGAGGCCGATGCCACCACGGCCCGGCTGGTCGAGGCCAATCTGTACAAGCTGGTGAACGTGTTGCGGGTCGAGGACGTGACCTACGAGCCGACCGTCACCCGCGACCTCGCGCTGATCAAGGTGCGCGCGGACGCCTCGTCGCGCGCGCAGGTGCTCCAGATCGTCGAGGTGTTTCGGGCGCGGGTCGTCGACGTCGCGCCCGAGGCGTTGATCGTCGAGATCACGGGCACCGAGGACAAGCTGCAAGGGCTCGTCGACGTCCTGCGGCCGTTCGGCATCATCGAGATGGTTCGCACCGGCAGCGTCGCGATGACGCGCGGTGCCGATGCGATCCCGGTGGACCCCACGTTCGTGCACGCGCGCGTGCCGACCAACGGAAACGGAGAGTGA
- the ilvC gene encoding ketol-acid reductoisomerase, which yields MATIYYDNDADLALIRGKKVAVIGYGSQGHAHALNLRDSGVDVRVGLRDGSRSRARAEAAGLTVLPVADAAAWADVIMVLAPDTSQPALYCDHIAPHLTAGDTLMFAHGFNIRYGTIEPPADVDVSMVAPKSPGHRVRETYAEGAGTPCLLAVHRDASGNAKALALSYARAIGGTRAGVIETTFAEETETDLFGEQAVLCGGVSALVKAGFDTLVEAGYQPEIAYFECLHELKLIVDLMYRGGLNYMRYSVSDTAEHGDYTGGPRVITDATRAEMKRMLAEIQDGTYARNWIEENAKGRPWFEQQRRREREHPIEVVGAKLRQMMPFLDPVAPETAETGGAE from the coding sequence ATGGCAACGATCTATTACGACAACGACGCCGACCTCGCGCTGATTCGCGGCAAGAAGGTCGCCGTCATCGGCTACGGTTCGCAGGGGCATGCGCACGCGCTCAACCTCAGAGACAGCGGTGTCGACGTGCGCGTCGGGCTGCGCGACGGGTCTCGCAGCCGCGCGCGCGCCGAGGCGGCCGGACTGACGGTGCTGCCCGTGGCCGACGCCGCGGCGTGGGCCGACGTGATCATGGTGCTGGCACCGGATACCAGCCAGCCGGCGCTGTACTGCGACCACATCGCGCCCCACCTGACCGCCGGCGACACGCTGATGTTCGCGCACGGCTTCAACATCCGCTACGGGACGATCGAGCCGCCGGCAGACGTCGACGTGTCGATGGTCGCGCCCAAGTCGCCCGGTCACCGGGTGCGCGAGACCTACGCCGAGGGTGCGGGGACGCCGTGTTTGTTGGCGGTACACCGGGACGCGAGCGGCAACGCGAAGGCGCTCGCACTGTCGTACGCGCGCGCGATTGGAGGGACGCGGGCCGGCGTGATCGAGACGACGTTCGCCGAGGAGACGGAGACGGACCTGTTCGGAGAGCAGGCGGTGCTGTGCGGCGGCGTGAGCGCGTTGGTCAAGGCGGGATTCGACACGCTCGTGGAAGCCGGCTACCAGCCGGAGATCGCGTATTTCGAGTGTCTGCACGAGCTGAAGCTGATCGTCGATCTGATGTACCGGGGCGGCCTGAACTACATGCGCTATTCGGTGAGCGACACCGCCGAACACGGCGACTACACCGGCGGGCCGCGCGTCATCACGGACGCCACGCGGGCGGAGATGAAGCGGATGCTCGCCGAGATCCAGGACGGCACCTACGCGCGCAACTGGATCGAGGAAAACGCCAAGGGGCGGCCGTGGTTCGAGCAGCAACGCCGGCGCGAGCGCGAGCACCCGATCGAGGTGGTCGGCGCGAAGCTGCGCCAGATGATGCCGTTCCTCGACCCGGTCGCGCCGGAGACGGCGGAAACGGGCGGGGCAGAGTAG
- a CDS encoding 2-isopropylmalate synthase gives MARPIPGDGYVRIFDTTLRDGEQSPGATMTSDEKIAVARALARLGVDVIEAGFPAASPDDLAAVQKIAELVGGEASTQKTPSGERPIIAALARASKPDIEAAWQGVRNAVYPRIHTFLATSDIHLQHKLRMTRQEVIDRVGEMVAYARSLCDDVEFSPEDAGRSDPEFLYRVLDVAIRAGATTLNIPDTVGYTTPGEFGALIAGIIDNTPGARDVVISVHCHNDLGLAVANSLAGVQAGARQIEVAVNGIGERAGNTSLEEVVMALHTRRPYYGLRTGIDTTQIVRTSKLVSSATGIPVQPNKAVVGANAFAHEAGIHQDGMLKHHTTYEIMRPETVGASHSLLVLGKHSGRHAVKVRLAELGYALSDAELDKAFARFKALADKKKTITDADLEALVTDEIYQPPEVYRLEALQVACGTIGMPTATVKLAGPEGRIHVEAAVGTGPVDAAYKAIDAIVFGGGASPTLLEFSVQSVTKGIDALGEVTVRVQSDGRAGMNPQRETDAPRTYLGHGAATDIVVASCKAYLSALNKLLAAERAMGAVRSPRPAADDKPVAQA, from the coding sequence ATGGCACGACCGATTCCCGGCGACGGGTACGTACGCATCTTCGACACGACGCTGCGCGACGGAGAGCAGTCGCCCGGCGCCACGATGACGAGTGACGAGAAGATCGCCGTGGCGCGCGCGCTCGCGCGGCTGGGCGTCGACGTGATCGAGGCGGGCTTCCCCGCCGCGTCGCCCGACGACCTCGCGGCGGTCCAGAAGATCGCCGAGCTGGTCGGCGGCGAGGCGTCGACGCAAAAGACGCCGTCCGGCGAGCGGCCGATCATCGCGGCGCTGGCGCGCGCGTCGAAACCGGACATCGAGGCGGCCTGGCAAGGGGTGCGCAACGCGGTGTATCCGCGTATCCACACGTTCCTGGCCACGTCGGACATCCACTTGCAGCACAAGCTGCGGATGACGCGACAGGAGGTGATCGATCGCGTCGGCGAGATGGTCGCGTACGCGCGCAGCTTGTGTGACGACGTCGAGTTCAGCCCGGAGGACGCGGGCCGCAGCGACCCGGAGTTCCTCTATCGCGTGCTCGACGTCGCGATCCGCGCGGGAGCGACGACGCTCAACATCCCCGATACGGTCGGCTACACGACGCCCGGCGAGTTCGGCGCGCTGATCGCCGGCATCATCGACAACACGCCCGGCGCGCGCGACGTCGTCATCTCGGTTCACTGCCACAACGACCTCGGGCTGGCGGTCGCCAACAGCCTCGCGGGCGTGCAGGCCGGCGCCCGCCAGATCGAGGTGGCGGTCAACGGCATCGGCGAGCGGGCCGGCAACACGTCGCTCGAGGAGGTCGTCATGGCGCTGCACACGCGACGGCCGTACTACGGGTTGCGCACCGGCATCGACACGACGCAGATCGTGCGGACGAGCAAGCTCGTGAGCAGCGCGACCGGGATCCCGGTGCAGCCGAACAAGGCGGTCGTCGGCGCCAACGCGTTCGCACACGAGGCCGGCATTCACCAGGACGGGATGCTCAAGCATCACACGACCTACGAGATCATGCGCCCCGAGACGGTCGGCGCCAGCCACAGCCTGCTGGTGCTCGGCAAGCATTCGGGGCGCCACGCGGTCAAGGTGCGCCTCGCGGAGTTGGGCTACGCGCTGTCGGACGCGGAGCTGGACAAGGCGTTTGCCCGGTTCAAGGCGCTGGCGGACAAGAAAAAGACGATCACGGACGCCGACCTCGAGGCGCTCGTCACCGACGAGATCTATCAGCCGCCCGAGGTGTATCGGCTCGAGGCGCTGCAAGTGGCGTGTGGAACGATCGGGATGCCGACGGCGACGGTGAAGCTGGCGGGGCCCGAGGGGCGCATCCACGTCGAAGCGGCGGTCGGCACCGGCCCGGTGGACGCCGCGTACAAGGCGATCGACGCGATCGTGTTCGGCGGCGGCGCGTCGCCTACGCTGCTCGAGTTCTCGGTGCAGTCGGTCACCAAGGGGATCGACGCGCTCGGGGAGGTGACGGTGCGGGTGCAGAGCGATGGGCGCGCCGGGATGAACCCGCAGCGCGAGACGGACGCACCGCGCACGTACCTGGGGCATGGGGCGGCGACGGACATCGTCGTGGCCAGTTGCAAGGCGTATCTGTCGGCGCTCAACAAGCTGCTGGCGGCCGAGCGGGCGATGGGCGCCGTGCGGTCGCCGCGGCCGGCGGCGGACGACAAGCCGGTGGCGCAGGCATGA
- the leuC gene encoding 3-isopropylmalate dehydratase large subunit — protein sequence MTGPRTLFDKLWDAHVVAHDPGCPAVVYIDLHLVHEVTSPQAFAGLRARGLRVRRPDLTYATMDHSTPTAPGGLAVVDAQARAQLDRLAANCAEHGITLFALGGADQGIVHVIGPEKGLTQPGKTIVCGDSHTSTHGAFGALAFGIGTSEVEHVLATQCLLQHRPKTCEVRIDGTLRPGVTAKDVILALIAEVGVGGGTGYVFEYTGSAVRALDMEGRMTLCNMSIEAGARAGMVAPDDTTFDYLYGRDYAPKGAAWDAAVARWRALRSDDGARYDRTVTLDVSALEPMITYGTNPAMGAPITARVPDPDDEADPAARAALAKALAYMDLRPGEPLLGRPVDVVFIGSCTNSRLSDLRAAAAVLRGRKVAAGTRVLVVPGSQAIKRQAEAEGLDAVFRDAGAEWREAGCSMCIAMNGDQLAPGQYAVSTSNRNFEGRQGKGGRTFLASPVTAAAAAVAGRIADPREYVA from the coding sequence ATGACTGGTCCGCGCACGTTGTTCGACAAGCTGTGGGACGCGCACGTCGTCGCCCACGATCCGGGCTGCCCCGCGGTCGTCTACATCGACTTGCACCTGGTACACGAGGTCACGTCGCCGCAGGCGTTCGCGGGGCTGCGCGCGCGCGGGTTGCGCGTGCGCCGGCCGGACCTCACGTACGCGACGATGGACCACTCGACGCCGACGGCGCCGGGCGGCCTCGCCGTGGTGGACGCGCAGGCGCGCGCCCAGCTCGACCGACTCGCGGCCAACTGCGCCGAGCACGGCATCACCCTGTTCGCACTCGGCGGCGCCGATCAGGGCATCGTCCACGTGATCGGGCCCGAGAAGGGCCTCACGCAGCCGGGCAAGACGATCGTGTGCGGCGACAGCCACACGTCGACGCACGGCGCGTTCGGCGCGCTCGCGTTCGGCATCGGCACCAGCGAGGTCGAGCACGTGCTCGCGACGCAGTGTTTGCTGCAGCATCGGCCCAAGACGTGCGAGGTGCGCATCGACGGCACGCTGCGGCCCGGCGTCACCGCCAAGGACGTCATCCTCGCGCTGATCGCCGAGGTCGGCGTCGGCGGCGGCACCGGCTACGTGTTCGAGTACACGGGGTCCGCGGTGCGCGCGCTCGACATGGAGGGGCGCATGACCCTGTGCAACATGTCGATCGAGGCGGGCGCGCGCGCCGGCATGGTCGCGCCGGACGACACGACGTTCGACTACCTGTACGGCCGCGACTACGCGCCGAAGGGGGCCGCGTGGGACGCCGCCGTCGCGCGCTGGCGAGCCCTGCGCAGCGACGACGGTGCGCGCTACGACCGCACCGTCACGCTCGACGTGTCGGCGCTCGAACCGATGATCACCTACGGGACCAACCCGGCGATGGGCGCGCCGATCACCGCGCGGGTGCCCGACCCGGACGACGAGGCCGATCCGGCGGCGCGCGCGGCGCTCGCCAAGGCGCTCGCGTACATGGACCTGCGGCCGGGAGAGCCGCTGTTGGGCCGGCCGGTGGACGTGGTGTTCATCGGGTCGTGTACGAATTCGCGGCTGAGCGACCTGCGCGCGGCGGCGGCCGTGCTGCGCGGTCGCAAGGTGGCCGCGGGCACCCGCGTGCTCGTGGTGCCGGGATCGCAGGCGATCAAGCGCCAGGCCGAGGCCGAGGGACTCGACGCGGTGTTCCGCGACGCCGGCGCCGAGTGGCGCGAAGCCGGCTGCTCCATGTGCATCGCGATGAACGGCGACCAACTCGCGCCGGGGCAGTACGCGGTGAGCACGTCCAACCGCAACTTCGAGGGACGCCAGGGCAAGGGCGGCCGCACGTTCTTGGCGTCGCCGGTGACGGCCGCCGCGGCCGCGGTCGCCGGGCGCATCGCCGACCCGAGGGAGTACGTGGCATGA
- the leuD gene encoding 3-isopropylmalate dehydratase small subunit — protein MTGFTVLESRIAVLPRNDIDTDQIIPARFLKVTDKVGLGAKLFADWRGPDFVLDRPEAAGVQVLVAGDNFGCGSSREHAPWALVDWGLRAVISTSFADIFRNNALKNGLLPVEVDADAHAELIASPWQTVRIDLPAQTLALPSGRIVEFPIDPFAKRCLVDGTDQLGYLLSLAERIAAYERRREAGEEMP, from the coding sequence ATGACCGGATTCACCGTCCTCGAATCGCGCATCGCGGTATTGCCGCGCAACGACATCGACACCGATCAGATCATTCCGGCGCGGTTTTTGAAGGTCACCGACAAGGTCGGACTCGGCGCGAAGCTGTTTGCCGACTGGCGGGGGCCGGACTTCGTGCTCGACCGGCCCGAGGCGGCCGGCGTTCAGGTGCTCGTGGCCGGCGACAATTTCGGGTGCGGGTCGTCGCGCGAGCACGCGCCGTGGGCGCTGGTGGACTGGGGCCTGCGCGCGGTGATCTCGACGTCGTTCGCCGACATCTTTCGCAACAACGCGCTGAAGAACGGCCTGCTTCCGGTCGAGGTCGACGCCGATGCCCACGCCGAGCTGATCGCCAGCCCGTGGCAGACGGTGCGGATCGATCTGCCGGCGCAGACGCTCGCGTTGCCGAGCGGTCGCATCGTCGAGTTTCCGATCGATCCATTCGCCAAGCGGTGTCTGGTCGACGGAACGGACCAGCTCGGCTACCTGCTGTCCCTGGCGGAGCGCATCGCCGCGTACGAACGGCGTCGCGAGGCCGGCGAGGAGATGCCATGA
- a CDS encoding citramalate synthase, translating into MIAIYDTTLRDGTQRDGLSLSLDDKLRIADRLDRLGVAYIEGGWPGSNPKDAELFARAKDRDWRHAKLAAFGSTRRAGTGVEDDANLRALVEAGTPVCTIFGKSWTRHVTEVLRTTFDENLALIEESVAYLKAHGREVIYDAEHFFDGYKADPAYAFQTLEAAQRGGADAIVLCDTNGGALPWEIEQIVGAVAGPFSVVGIHCHNDSGCAVANSLAAVRAGAVHVQGTVNGYGERCGNADLCAVVANLELKLGRRCLPDGGLRHLYDVAHFVAEVANLAPDEHAPYVGRSAFAHKGGVHVAAIRRNPGSYEHVPPDRVGNRTRVVVSELSGRGNLLAKAEEHAVDAPDDVRGVLAEVKANEAQGFSYEAAEASVALLLARRADGYRPPYRLIDYMVNVEHRDGRGTFAEATVKVEVAGEVVHTAAEGDGPVHALDRALRKALAPVFPAIDRIQLVDYKVRILDGDHATGAITRVLIDCTDGTRHWSTVGASPNIIDASWRALTDAIEYGLRAAGGADERDTCAGGGDAGIARASGDPAKAVAR; encoded by the coding sequence ATGATCGCGATCTACGACACGACGCTGCGCGACGGCACGCAGCGCGACGGCCTGTCGCTTTCGCTCGACGACAAGCTGCGCATCGCCGACCGGCTCGATCGGCTCGGCGTCGCGTACATCGAGGGCGGTTGGCCGGGCTCGAACCCCAAGGACGCCGAGCTGTTCGCGCGCGCGAAAGACAGGGACTGGCGCCACGCCAAGCTGGCCGCGTTCGGCTCGACGCGGCGGGCGGGAACGGGCGTCGAGGACGACGCCAACCTGCGCGCGCTGGTGGAAGCCGGCACGCCGGTGTGCACCATCTTCGGCAAGTCGTGGACGCGCCACGTCACCGAGGTACTGCGGACCACGTTCGACGAGAACCTCGCGCTCATCGAGGAGAGCGTGGCGTACCTCAAGGCGCACGGGCGCGAGGTCATCTATGACGCCGAGCACTTCTTCGACGGCTACAAGGCGGACCCGGCCTACGCGTTTCAGACGCTCGAGGCGGCCCAGCGCGGCGGTGCGGACGCGATCGTGTTGTGCGACACCAACGGCGGCGCACTGCCGTGGGAGATCGAACAGATCGTCGGGGCGGTGGCCGGGCCGTTTTCCGTGGTCGGCATCCACTGTCACAACGACAGCGGCTGCGCGGTCGCCAATAGTCTCGCGGCCGTGCGCGCCGGCGCCGTCCACGTGCAGGGCACCGTCAACGGCTACGGCGAGCGGTGTGGCAACGCCGACCTGTGCGCCGTCGTCGCCAATCTCGAACTCAAGCTCGGCCGCCGCTGCCTGCCGGACGGCGGCCTGCGCCACCTGTACGACGTCGCGCACTTCGTCGCGGAGGTGGCGAACCTCGCGCCCGACGAGCACGCGCCGTACGTCGGCCGCAGCGCGTTCGCCCACAAGGGCGGCGTGCACGTCGCGGCCATCCGCCGCAACCCGGGCTCGTACGAACACGTGCCCCCGGATCGGGTCGGCAACCGCACGCGCGTCGTCGTGTCGGAGCTGTCCGGCCGCGGCAACTTGCTGGCGAAGGCCGAGGAACACGCGGTCGACGCGCCGGACGACGTCCGCGGCGTGCTCGCCGAGGTCAAGGCCAACGAGGCGCAGGGGTTCAGCTACGAGGCGGCGGAAGCGTCGGTCGCGCTGTTGCTCGCGCGGCGCGCGGACGGCTATCGGCCGCCGTACCGGCTGATCGACTACATGGTCAATGTGGAGCACCGCGACGGCCGCGGCACGTTCGCGGAGGCGACGGTGAAGGTCGAGGTGGCCGGCGAGGTGGTGCACACCGCGGCCGAGGGCGACGGTCCGGTGCACGCGCTCGACCGCGCGCTGCGCAAGGCGCTCGCGCCGGTGTTCCCGGCGATCGACCGCATCCAGCTCGTCGACTACAAGGTGCGCATCCTCGACGGCGACCACGCCACGGGCGCGATCACACGGGTGCTCATCGACTGCACGGACGGGACGCGCCACTGGTCGACGGTCGGCGCATCGCCCAACATCATCGACGCGAGCTGGCGCGCGCTTACCGACGCGATCGAGTACGGGCTGCGCGCGGCGGGTGGCGCGGACGAGCGCGATACCTGCGCCGGCGGAGGCGACGCCGGGATTGCGCGCGCCTCCGGCGATCCGGCGAAGGCGGTGGCGCGATGA